One genomic segment of Mycolicibacterium neworleansense includes these proteins:
- a CDS encoding ESX secretion-associated protein EspG — translation MITDNVAPLRHDVEPWFMSGFAFRCVWEALGLDNLPSPLSYRHRGRTYMSEVEADRATVLARLRASLNPNRVRILEALRYPAYLLQGFGQIESGEVYRLLGVIGTTGYCAVITQDPSEQLIFGEDVQIIGCVNIDFPQVVLEALPAYQPGTRPRKEELLEDETPASALRDAKITGSIVLSGSPEFTMDYQLLNADHLTLINVADDGAYVVNEGTKAFQIIPATVPNLMQVFKKIEKRQSEALAEKLSAAQADREFDALP, via the coding sequence ATGATCACCGACAACGTGGCCCCGCTGCGCCATGACGTCGAACCATGGTTCATGAGCGGTTTCGCGTTCCGCTGTGTCTGGGAGGCACTGGGCCTCGACAATCTGCCGTCCCCGCTGTCCTACCGCCACCGCGGGCGGACCTACATGTCCGAGGTCGAGGCCGATCGCGCCACCGTGCTGGCTCGGTTGCGGGCCAGCCTGAACCCGAATCGGGTTCGTATCCTTGAGGCGTTGCGGTACCCGGCATACCTCCTGCAGGGATTCGGCCAGATCGAGTCCGGCGAGGTCTATCGGCTGCTCGGCGTGATCGGCACGACGGGTTATTGCGCGGTCATCACGCAGGACCCCAGCGAGCAACTCATCTTCGGCGAAGACGTTCAGATCATCGGCTGCGTGAACATCGACTTCCCCCAGGTCGTCCTGGAAGCGCTCCCGGCATACCAGCCCGGCACCCGGCCTCGCAAGGAAGAGCTGCTCGAGGACGAGACGCCCGCCTCGGCCCTGCGGGACGCGAAGATCACCGGATCGATTGTGCTCAGCGGCTCGCCCGAGTTCACCATGGACTACCAACTCCTCAACGCCGACCACCTGACCCTGATCAACGTCGCCGACGACGGTGCCTACGTGGTGAACGAGGGCACGAAGGCATTTCAGATCATCCCGGCGACGGTCCCCAATCTCATGCAGGTCTTCAAGAAGATCGAGAAGCGGCAATCAGAAGCGCTGGCGGAGAAGCTCTCTGCCGCACAGGCGGACCGGGAGTTCGATGCCCTACCTTGA
- a CDS encoding WXG100 family type VII secretion target translates to MTLHLTPAEAQQKIENIDKQMMDVRRLAAQILDQTESMTASSWTGGKAAKFRGIMTQHHEDFNYVINNLQQIVDKGKSDINALVTHDAD, encoded by the coding sequence ATGACGCTTCATCTGACGCCCGCGGAAGCTCAGCAGAAGATCGAGAACATCGACAAACAGATGATGGATGTCCGGCGGCTGGCCGCCCAGATCCTCGACCAGACCGAATCCATGACCGCCAGTTCGTGGACCGGCGGCAAGGCGGCGAAGTTTCGCGGCATCATGACGCAGCATCACGAAGACTTCAACTACGTCATCAACAACCTGCAGCAGATCGTCGACAAGGGGAAGTCTGACATCAACGCCCTTGTCACCCACGACGCCGACTAG
- a CDS encoding ESX secretion-associated protein EspG, whose protein sequence is MTTSLTPQFVVTDDELHVLASCLGVQALPLVLDLRQRHPTGTARTEAVRHATRSLTERGLLSAGEVGTELAAVVQSLQRPDRELAMRLVTPDGLARVTVVRYGAQCISACRVGDDITLELIDDGANLSSAAGALLRRLPASAPAEISPVGAPLDDVSQALSDTHDATVLSDRIRALGADPRSAMTLGSALAARLAFAEIVYYALDDDVDRISRSAGAVGVFYTKRGRIVGATSASPSGQLWTTLKPGSDHTIKQAIGQLVELSGYRWGDC, encoded by the coding sequence ATGACGACATCGCTGACGCCACAGTTCGTCGTCACCGACGACGAACTGCACGTCCTGGCATCGTGTCTCGGGGTCCAGGCGCTACCGCTGGTGCTGGACCTACGACAGCGGCACCCCACCGGGACCGCACGGACTGAGGCCGTCAGGCACGCCACCAGGAGCCTGACCGAGCGCGGATTGCTGTCGGCCGGCGAGGTGGGCACTGAACTCGCCGCGGTGGTGCAGTCGTTGCAGCGGCCCGATCGCGAGCTGGCCATGCGGCTGGTCACCCCCGACGGGCTGGCCCGCGTCACGGTTGTGCGGTATGGCGCGCAATGCATCTCGGCCTGCCGGGTGGGTGATGACATCACCTTGGAGCTGATCGACGACGGCGCGAACCTGTCCAGCGCCGCGGGTGCCCTGCTGCGTCGCCTCCCGGCATCCGCACCGGCCGAGATCAGCCCGGTCGGTGCTCCCCTCGACGATGTCAGCCAGGCATTGTCGGACACCCATGACGCCACGGTGTTGTCCGACCGGATCCGCGCGCTGGGGGCCGACCCACGCTCTGCGATGACGCTGGGTTCGGCACTGGCCGCACGGTTGGCGTTCGCCGAGATCGTCTACTACGCACTCGATGACGACGTGGACCGCATCTCGCGGTCCGCCGGAGCGGTCGGCGTCTTCTACACCAAGCGCGGTCGGATCGTGGGCGCCACCAGCGCATCGCCCAGCGGCCAGTTGTGGACCACCCTCAAGCCGGGGTCGGACCACACGATCAAGCAGGCCATCGGCCAACTCGTCGAGCTGTCCGGCTACAGATGGGGGGACTGCTAG